A single region of the Leptospiraceae bacterium genome encodes:
- a CDS encoding NAD-dependent epimerase/dehydratase family protein, with translation MKVLVTGGCGFLGSHVCESFIKKGWGVVSYDSMTKYELKRTGYGTDATRDFNWNYLKKLGVTMVKGDIRNSEHLLDRTQGCDFIIHTAAQPAMTISWEDPELDMTTNVVGTFNVLETARKRKIPVVNTSSIHVYGNSINDSLTEGETAYERSPIEIPETQSVMVGKISPLHASKMSAEHYVQTYRDMYGISAASFRFTGIYGERQFGGEDHGWVANFAIRSVFGLPLRIFGTGKQTRDILHATDGAESYFNFFQNQISGTYNIGGAKEHKISLLECIYMIGEILGRKQEIIFEAERPGDMRYFICDINMARKFGFNPKIKPHEGITRLLLWIQENRSVFEIKK, from the coding sequence ATGAAAGTATTAGTAACAGGTGGGTGTGGATTTTTAGGCTCGCATGTATGTGAGTCGTTTATCAAAAAAGGCTGGGGTGTTGTAAGTTATGATAGCATGACCAAGTATGAATTAAAACGCACCGGCTACGGAACAGATGCCACAAGAGATTTCAATTGGAATTATTTAAAAAAATTAGGCGTGACAATGGTGAAAGGAGATATTCGAAATAGCGAGCATCTTCTCGACCGCACACAGGGTTGTGATTTTATTATTCACACTGCGGCACAACCTGCAATGACAATTTCTTGGGAAGACCCTGAGTTAGATATGACAACTAACGTTGTTGGAACGTTTAACGTTTTAGAGACAGCTAGAAAAAGAAAAATTCCAGTCGTCAACACAAGCTCGATTCACGTCTACGGAAATTCAATCAATGATTCACTGACTGAAGGTGAAACGGCATATGAGCGTAGTCCGATAGAAATTCCGGAAACACAATCTGTGATGGTTGGAAAAATTTCTCCTCTTCATGCTTCTAAAATGAGTGCGGAGCATTATGTGCAAACATACCGTGATATGTATGGAATCTCAGCGGCAAGTTTTCGTTTTACCGGAATCTACGGCGAGCGCCAATTTGGCGGGGAAGATCATGGCTGGGTAGCGAACTTTGCAATTCGTTCTGTCTTTGGTTTACCTCTGCGTATTTTCGGAACCGGGAAGCAAACACGCGATATCCTCCATGCAACAGATGGAGCAGAAAGCTATTTCAACTTCTTCCAAAATCAAATCTCCGGCACTTACAATATCGGTGGAGCTAAAGAGCATAAAATTTCTCTCCTCGAATGCATCTATATGATCGGTGAAATTCTAGGTCGTAAACAAGAAATTATCTTCGAAGCAGAGCGCCCTGGTGACATGCGCTATTTCATTTGCGATATAAATATGGCACGCAAATTCGGCTTTAATCCTAAAATCAAACCTCACGAGGGGATAACACGCCTTCTCTTGTGGATACAAGAAAATCGATCTGTGTTTGAAATTAAGAAGTAA
- a CDS encoding saccharopine dehydrogenase NADP-binding domain-containing protein has translation MKNWLIYGATGYTGEIIAKEAISRGHKPILAGRSAEKLKPLAESLGLSYRVFNLNKPHEMEEGLKDVELVLHCAGPFIHTSEPMIQACLQFGINYLDITGEIPVLENTFSYHAKAIEKKIVLISGVGFDVVPTDCMAKYVSEALPNASSLEIAFVAISSPSQGTAKSMVEMLPKGGRIRKSGKLEFYPLGRGSKKVQFSDGVERTILPIPWGDLASAFVSTKISNITTYSHYPESFIKALPFLESSIRYLTDFEIVRTTLQKIIEFTVEGPNEEMRKTGKSLVYVKASDEAGNFKEAWLETLEGYLFTAKSSILCVESVLNARPIGAITPSLAFGKDFIMQIPGTKRMDSI, from the coding sequence ATGAAGAACTGGCTTATTTATGGCGCAACAGGATACACAGGCGAAATCATAGCAAAAGAGGCAATTAGCCGAGGGCATAAACCAATTCTTGCTGGAAGATCTGCTGAGAAATTAAAACCTCTTGCTGAATCTCTCGGCCTTAGTTATCGAGTGTTTAATCTCAATAAGCCGCACGAAATGGAAGAGGGACTGAAAGATGTTGAGTTGGTTCTACATTGTGCGGGACCTTTTATTCATACGAGTGAGCCAATGATACAGGCTTGTCTGCAATTTGGAATTAATTATCTAGATATTACAGGTGAAATTCCTGTTTTAGAAAATACGTTTTCCTATCACGCCAAAGCAATCGAGAAGAAAATTGTTTTGATTTCTGGTGTAGGCTTTGATGTAGTTCCAACAGATTGCATGGCAAAATATGTTTCCGAAGCTTTGCCAAATGCTTCTTCATTAGAAATTGCATTCGTAGCCATTAGCTCGCCAAGTCAAGGAACAGCAAAGTCTATGGTTGAAATGCTTCCTAAAGGAGGCAGAATTCGTAAAAGCGGCAAATTGGAATTTTACCCTCTTGGTAGAGGAAGTAAAAAGGTTCAATTCAGCGATGGAGTAGAGCGAACTATTCTTCCAATTCCATGGGGAGATTTGGCAAGCGCCTTTGTCAGCACGAAAATTTCTAATATAACGACATATAGTCATTATCCGGAGTCATTCATTAAAGCACTTCCCTTTCTAGAAAGTTCTATTCGTTATTTGACAGATTTTGAAATTGTTCGAACTACTTTACAGAAGATTATTGAATTTACAGTGGAAGGTCCGAACGAAGAAATGAGAAAGACCGGCAAATCGTTAGTATACGTCAAAGCCTCTGATGAAGCCGGGAATTTTAAAGAAGCCTGGCTTGAGACTCTGGAAGGTTATTTGTTTACTGCAAAATCAAGTATTCTATGCGTGGAATCAGTCCTAAATGCAAGACCGATAGGCGCAATTACTCCCTCTCTCGCATTTGGAAAAGACTTCATCATGCAGATACCTGGAACAAAAAGGATGGATTCTATCTAA
- the queA gene encoding tRNA preQ1(34) S-adenosylmethionine ribosyltransferase-isomerase QueA → MLNLSDYNFHLPEELIARYPTEKRDESRLMIVNRKSGSIHIESVFRSIEKYFVKGDILVFNETRVSKRRVYLKNKSGREFECVFLEKNFSGDKEVWKCLLKNVRKLKPNEKLFSNRDDIYFTLHRNEEGDIFLFPSVSISEEIFEAIGTIPIPPYMKRKADAADNERYQTIFAKSPGSVAAPTAGLHFTEELKTSLQEKGVQMSSVELCIGYGTFSPLTEKQIQEKKLHEEEFQISEKTLAALNASKGKQRIISLGTTTLRTLASSYDANTDCYTKQQGITNLFVQPGDRVDSIDGLITNFHLPESSLLLLVAAFAGKELILEAYHKAIESKMRFYSYGDAMFIF, encoded by the coding sequence ATGCTAAACCTATCAGATTATAATTTTCATCTTCCGGAAGAGTTAATTGCTCGTTATCCAACAGAAAAGCGGGATGAGTCGAGGCTTATGATTGTTAATCGTAAGTCAGGAAGTATACATATAGAATCAGTCTTTCGAAGTATAGAAAAATATTTTGTTAAAGGCGATATCTTGGTATTCAATGAAACTCGTGTGAGTAAGAGAAGAGTTTATCTGAAGAATAAATCTGGTAGAGAGTTTGAATGCGTTTTTTTAGAAAAGAATTTTTCGGGAGACAAAGAAGTCTGGAAATGCTTGCTAAAAAATGTCCGCAAGTTAAAGCCAAACGAGAAATTATTTTCCAATCGAGACGATATTTATTTTACTCTCCATCGAAATGAAGAGGGGGATATTTTTTTATTTCCTTCGGTTTCCATTTCAGAAGAAATTTTTGAAGCAATTGGGACAATTCCCATTCCTCCTTATATGAAGAGAAAAGCGGATGCAGCGGATAACGAGCGTTACCAGACAATCTTTGCAAAATCTCCCGGCTCTGTTGCCGCACCTACAGCAGGACTTCATTTTACGGAAGAGTTAAAAACTTCCCTGCAAGAAAAAGGCGTTCAAATGTCATCAGTAGAACTCTGTATCGGCTACGGAACATTTTCCCCGTTGACGGAAAAACAAATACAGGAAAAGAAATTACACGAAGAAGAATTTCAAATTTCGGAAAAAACTCTTGCAGCTTTAAATGCAAGTAAAGGAAAACAAAGAATTATATCACTCGGGACTACAACTTTAAGAACTCTTGCTTCATCGTATGATGCGAATACTGACTGTTACACTAAACAACAAGGAATCACAAATCTTTTTGTTCAGCCGGGTGATAGAGTCGATTCCATTGATGGACTCATTACAAATTTCCATCTGCCTGAGAGTAGCTTACTCTTATTAGTCGCTGCTTTTGCGGGAAAAGAGCTTATCCTAGAGGCATATCATAAAGCAATCGAGAGTAAAATGCGTTTCTATTCCTATGGCGATGCAATGTTTATTTTCTAA
- the pyrF gene encoding orotidine-5'-phosphate decarboxylase — MKFYEKFTTRSNELKSLLCLGLDPEWEKLPGNVKSSDKPLFTFCKEIVDATQDKVVSYKPNIAFFERFGYKGIEQFENLVEHITSKYPQVSIVADVKRGDLANTAKEYAKYYFGDLKVDTVTLSPYMGSDSIEPFLEYKDHAVFLLCLTSNPASKDLQKIKTSNGKNFYEEVANFSKSLNVKYKDQVGLVVGATHPEELSQIRNAFPELAFLIPGYGAQGGNLSELMKVCARNSLINSSRSIIFNSSGSDFAAKAREKVEEINREMKELF, encoded by the coding sequence ATGAAATTTTACGAAAAATTTACAACTCGTTCAAACGAATTAAAAAGCCTACTTTGTCTGGGACTTGACCCGGAGTGGGAGAAATTACCCGGAAATGTCAAGAGTTCTGACAAACCGCTATTTACCTTTTGCAAGGAAATTGTAGACGCTACACAGGATAAAGTTGTTTCTTATAAACCGAACATTGCTTTCTTTGAACGATTTGGTTATAAAGGCATTGAACAATTTGAAAATTTGGTAGAGCACATAACATCTAAGTATCCGCAAGTTTCTATTGTCGCAGATGTGAAGCGAGGAGATCTTGCAAACACTGCCAAAGAATACGCCAAGTATTATTTTGGTGATTTGAAGGTTGATACAGTTACACTTTCCCCCTATATGGGCTCTGATAGTATTGAGCCATTTTTGGAATACAAAGACCACGCGGTTTTCTTGCTTTGCCTCACTTCTAATCCCGCCTCTAAAGATTTACAGAAAATTAAGACTTCAAACGGAAAGAATTTCTACGAAGAAGTGGCTAATTTTAGTAAGTCGCTCAATGTAAAATACAAAGATCAAGTTGGACTTGTAGTAGGGGCAACACATCCAGAAGAGCTATCTCAAATTCGAAATGCATTTCCTGAACTTGCCTTTTTGATTCCGGGCTACGGTGCCCAAGGTGGAAATCTCAGCGAACTAATGAAAGTATGCGCTCGCAATTCACTTATTAATTCTTCTCGCTCGATTATCTTTAATTCTTCAGGTTCTGACTTTGCAGCCAAAGCCCGTGAGAAAGTGGAAGAGATTAATCGGGAAATGAAAGAATTGTTTTAA
- a CDS encoding transporter substrate-binding domain-containing protein, giving the protein MQHFFSRSILVFIILNLSCIAIYEEMNRVSLSEIKKRGKLKVITSYNANSYFIYKDQAIGYEYELLKLLTKDLGVELDITASNDLANLDYLLNSGEGDLIAANTIVTREKGRQLKFTEHLMTTTQVLVQRKKGFVVRKKITEYIDNTVDLIGKTVHVRANSDYHIRLKKLQEELGGTINIKTIPENITTDELIEQVYSGEIDYTVADEQTALINNAYYSELDISLPISFPQKIAWVVRRNSPELLQYINDWIEKNQAKITEVQDKYYRKSRNQMQELKIESKPKNKSHVSAFDEIIKEQASVIGWDWRLLAAIIHQESKFNPNAKSWMGASGLMQLMPETAQGLGVSLAEINNPRKNITAGVKHLKYLDGIWQKTIKEDEERVKFVLASYNAGQGHVIDAMTLARFQNKNATKWDKNVAESMLLLSDPAYYNGYGVRYGYCRGIEPYKYVTVIMAKFAEYKETVKK; this is encoded by the coding sequence ATGCAACATTTTTTTTCTCGCTCAATCCTTGTGTTTATTATCCTAAACCTTTCCTGTATTGCGATTTATGAGGAGATGAATCGAGTCAGCCTGAGTGAAATTAAAAAAAGAGGAAAGCTAAAAGTCATCACATCGTATAACGCGAATAGTTATTTTATCTACAAGGATCAAGCTATAGGTTATGAATACGAACTTTTGAAATTACTCACAAAAGATCTAGGTGTAGAGCTTGACATTACAGCGTCTAACGATCTTGCTAATCTGGACTATTTGTTAAACAGTGGAGAAGGGGATTTAATAGCGGCTAATACCATTGTGACGCGAGAGAAGGGACGACAACTCAAATTCACAGAGCATTTGATGACGACGACACAGGTTCTAGTCCAACGAAAAAAGGGATTTGTAGTTCGCAAAAAGATTACGGAATACATTGATAATACTGTCGATTTAATTGGAAAAACAGTTCATGTGCGGGCTAATTCCGATTATCATATCCGACTAAAAAAATTACAAGAAGAATTGGGTGGAACAATCAACATCAAAACAATTCCAGAAAACATTACAACTGACGAACTTATCGAGCAAGTTTATAGCGGTGAGATCGATTATACCGTTGCCGATGAGCAGACTGCTTTGATTAACAATGCCTATTACAGTGAATTGGACATTAGCCTCCCAATTAGCTTTCCTCAGAAGATCGCTTGGGTCGTTAGGCGAAACTCTCCGGAGCTATTGCAGTATATCAATGACTGGATTGAAAAAAATCAGGCCAAGATTACGGAAGTGCAAGACAAATATTATCGCAAATCTAGAAATCAAATGCAAGAATTAAAAATTGAATCCAAGCCTAAGAACAAATCACATGTATCCGCTTTCGATGAGATTATTAAAGAACAAGCAAGCGTGATTGGTTGGGACTGGAGACTGTTAGCCGCTATCATTCACCAAGAATCAAAATTTAATCCTAATGCAAAATCATGGATGGGAGCAAGCGGACTCATGCAGCTAATGCCAGAAACCGCTCAAGGTCTTGGTGTGAGTCTGGCAGAAATCAACAACCCACGAAAAAATATTACTGCCGGTGTGAAGCATCTCAAATACCTGGATGGAATTTGGCAGAAAACAATCAAGGAAGACGAAGAGCGTGTAAAGTTTGTTCTCGCTTCTTACAACGCCGGGCAAGGGCATGTGATTGACGCAATGACTCTCGCTCGATTCCAAAATAAAAATGCAACTAAATGGGACAAGAATGTTGCTGAGTCTATGTTATTATTATCCGATCCTGCTTATTATAATGGATACGGAGTTCGCTATGGGTATTGTAGAGGTATCGAGCCATACAAATACGTGACTGTTATCATGGCAAAATTTGCTGAATACAAGGAAACAGTTAAGAAATGA
- a CDS encoding S-adenosylmethionine decarboxylase proenzyme, producing the protein MNALGKHVIVELYDCDPEIINNQELVEKIMIDAVGISGATLVKTVFHKFSPHGITGVAVVAESHFAIHTWPEYGYCALDIFTCGELIDNHRAIEYFKNKLIAKNFSVVEMERGVLNLGKEIFHKPPGA; encoded by the coding sequence ATGAATGCGCTTGGAAAACATGTAATCGTTGAATTGTATGACTGTGACCCTGAGATTATAAACAATCAGGAATTGGTTGAAAAAATTATGATTGACGCAGTTGGAATTTCTGGTGCGACTCTTGTAAAAACTGTCTTTCATAAATTCAGTCCTCACGGCATAACGGGAGTAGCCGTTGTCGCGGAATCCCATTTCGCAATTCATACCTGGCCTGAATACGGATACTGTGCGCTAGACATTTTTACTTGTGGTGAGCTAATCGATAATCACCGAGCAATTGAATATTTTAAAAATAAACTTATCGCTAAAAATTTTTCTGTCGTGGAAATGGAACGCGGTGTTTTAAATTTAGGAAAGGAGATCTTTCATAAACCTCCAGGTGCATGA
- a CDS encoding glycosyltransferase: MKSIQNSNPKKIRVGVIAAAGKGTRAYPRTNFIPKPLFKIENKSILLRNIELLHHKLKVEKIYILVGHLKDQMLEEIEALKYVLPKVVIEAVEWTTKGLASDVASLEDKISEPFLLILGDEYYYKTNHEKFLTTYKQNKKLVASIGILKTSVMSRIRKNYSVELDGMRIKNLVEKPEDPPNEWLGLGSYLFTPAYFEYFKKTPPSPKSGVIEITDVIDLMAKETNQVYATEIECDYFNINSMQDYHYAVYEVRNDLFNQYKISLIIPTHNNERSISDVIVDFKDKVHEILVVDAESTDTTVEIAKSFKTQIEHYFYGEKKEYEGVQIRQGFNRITGDIAIIVSPDGAFRSKDLPKLLEYMKDCDMVVGTRTTRQMIEQGSNLKPLPRFIHLAMGKLIEVLWWNQEPRFTDVDCRYMAIWKDSYNRIKPSLEVQGKTYTVEMMIEIIRAHMRCIEIPISYFKPVESQPYKWKDAFHDAAAIMKIAFKKRREDSKNKKAEE; encoded by the coding sequence ATGAAGTCTATTCAAAATAGTAATCCCAAAAAAATTAGAGTAGGAGTAATTGCTGCTGCGGGAAAGGGAACTCGTGCTTATCCGCGCACTAACTTTATTCCTAAACCTCTATTTAAGATTGAAAACAAATCAATTCTTCTTAGAAATATTGAACTTCTACATCATAAATTAAAAGTCGAAAAAATCTACATTCTAGTCGGGCACTTAAAAGATCAGATGCTCGAAGAGATCGAAGCATTAAAATACGTATTGCCCAAGGTAGTAATTGAAGCTGTAGAGTGGACTACGAAGGGTCTTGCGTCTGACGTTGCTTCCTTAGAAGATAAAATAAGTGAACCTTTCTTATTAATTTTGGGTGATGAGTATTATTATAAAACTAATCACGAAAAATTTCTAACTACTTATAAGCAAAATAAAAAGTTAGTAGCATCGATTGGAATTTTAAAAACTTCTGTGATGTCTCGGATTCGTAAGAATTATTCCGTTGAACTCGATGGAATGAGAATTAAAAATCTAGTCGAAAAACCAGAAGACCCGCCAAATGAATGGCTTGGTCTTGGCTCTTACTTATTTACGCCTGCCTATTTTGAGTATTTCAAAAAAACTCCACCATCGCCTAAAAGTGGAGTCATCGAAATTACAGATGTAATTGACCTAATGGCGAAAGAGACTAATCAAGTGTATGCGACAGAAATTGAATGCGATTATTTTAATATCAATTCTATGCAAGACTATCACTACGCAGTCTATGAAGTCCGAAATGATTTATTTAATCAGTATAAGATTTCTCTAATCATCCCAACGCATAATAATGAGCGCTCTATTTCAGATGTGATTGTAGACTTCAAAGACAAGGTGCATGAAATTTTAGTAGTAGATGCAGAGTCAACAGATACGACAGTTGAAATAGCTAAATCTTTTAAGACTCAAATAGAACATTATTTCTACGGAGAAAAAAAAGAATACGAGGGAGTTCAAATTCGTCAGGGCTTCAATCGAATTACGGGAGATATTGCGATTATCGTTTCGCCTGACGGTGCCTTTCGCTCTAAAGATTTACCTAAACTTTTGGAGTATATGAAAGACTGTGATATGGTAGTAGGCACTCGCACTACAAGACAGATGATAGAGCAGGGCTCTAATTTAAAACCGCTTCCTCGTTTTATTCACCTCGCAATGGGTAAACTCATCGAAGTGCTATGGTGGAATCAAGAGCCGCGGTTTACGGACGTTGACTGCCGTTATATGGCTATCTGGAAAGATTCGTATAACAGAATTAAACCCTCACTCGAAGTGCAAGGAAAAACTTACACGGTCGAGATGATGATTGAAATTATTCGCGCTCATATGCGTTGTATCGAAATTCCAATTTCTTATTTTAAGCCTGTGGAATCACAGCCTTATAAATGGAAAGATGCGTTTCACGATGCAGCAGCTATTATGAAGATTGCGTTCAAAAAAAGAAGAGAAGATTCAAAGAATAAAAAAGCAGAGGAGTAA
- a CDS encoding DUF2505 family protein — protein MKYTVTHKFNYSLFDLLRAREDRYKYLDKFPDLKNVTLLEERKEGKLIFQKRKVSLASSLPPVLVPLLDDASLIEESTFNTETNTHDFKIAPPKNEKTVTITGHSVYRSTSDGFSERVYNIEVKSGVLFIGSLVEIAIEEIHKHSLEKDKNSIQKFLDDKMEK, from the coding sequence ATGAAATATACAGTAACGCATAAGTTTAATTATTCGCTCTTTGATTTACTCCGCGCTCGCGAAGATAGATACAAATACTTGGATAAATTTCCAGATCTCAAAAATGTAACTTTACTCGAAGAAAGAAAAGAAGGCAAATTGATTTTCCAAAAAAGAAAAGTAAGTCTTGCTTCTTCTCTTCCTCCAGTCCTTGTTCCGCTTCTTGATGACGCATCTCTCATTGAAGAATCCACATTCAACACAGAAACAAACACTCACGATTTTAAAATTGCTCCTCCAAAGAATGAAAAGACAGTTACTATTACCGGACATAGCGTCTATCGTTCTACTTCGGACGGATTTTCAGAAAGAGTTTACAATATCGAAGTCAAATCAGGCGTTTTGTTTATAGGTAGCCTTGTTGAGATCGCAATTGAAGAAATTCATAAACATAGTTTGGAAAAAGATAAGAATTCGATTCAAAAATTTCTAGACGATAAAATGGAAAAGTAA
- a CDS encoding glycosyltransferase translates to MKTLIVIPAYNEEETIAQVIHGAVKHADVCVVDDASKDKTPEIIKGLQRAYPNRLFTVRHEKNTHIPGGVQDGMKFALEKGYDYVITMDAGMSHNPDELPKFLNYPPNDLVIGKRAKVEGVPFYRRIISFGAARLINYCLSKSMFHLLGPNLSDCTSGYRRYSKEAFTRIANAQLESVAFDFHMEALYLTYSNGGTVREIPITYIFSNSSFNKKVLKLAWAYASKLLKRKFGMKA, encoded by the coding sequence TTGAAAACCCTAATTGTAATTCCTGCCTATAATGAAGAAGAAACTATCGCGCAAGTGATTCACGGCGCGGTGAAGCACGCGGATGTATGTGTGGTGGATGATGCGTCGAAGGACAAAACTCCTGAGATCATCAAAGGCTTACAGCGTGCTTACCCCAATCGGTTGTTTACAGTGCGACATGAGAAGAACACGCATATACCGGGCGGAGTGCAAGATGGGATGAAGTTTGCACTTGAAAAGGGTTATGATTATGTGATTACAATGGATGCGGGCATGTCGCATAATCCTGATGAGCTTCCAAAATTTCTAAACTATCCCCCGAATGATTTAGTCATTGGGAAGCGTGCAAAAGTCGAAGGAGTTCCATTTTATCGAAGAATTATTTCTTTTGGGGCAGCGCGCTTAATTAACTATTGCCTCTCTAAGAGCATGTTTCATCTACTGGGTCCAAACTTGAGCGATTGCACTTCAGGATACAGACGTTATTCGAAAGAGGCATTTACTAGAATTGCCAACGCCCAGTTGGAATCAGTTGCATTTGACTTTCACATGGAAGCATTGTATCTTACTTATTCAAATGGCGGCACCGTGCGGGAAATTCCGATTACCTACATATTTTCAAATTCCTCCTTTAATAAAAAAGTTTTAAAACTTGCTTGGGCATATGCATCGAAATTATTGAAACGCAAATTTGGGATGAAGGCGTAG